The sequence CTGCGACAAGCTCGGCAATCCCACATTCTTATACGCTCCGGACCGAGACGACGTGACGATCAATGACACGCAATACTGGGCGGGCGATGGCGGGGGCGTGTATGCTGCGATGGATTCGAGCGGCGGATTCCGTTGGGTCAAAACGGGGCCGAGGCCGAGCTCCGACGCAATTTCTTCGGACCCAACCGGAAACCTGTACGGCACCTGCAATTTTGGAACTCCATTGGTATTCGGAAAGGACACACTCTTCAATAAATACACACGCCACCTTGCAGCAGTCTTCAAGATTCGCAGTAATGGAACGCCTGAAGAGGTGACATTCGATGCTGCGACCGATATTATCGCGCCTTGTCGCGATGGAAGCCTCTATGGCATAACCGGCGTTTACGATATCTCCAAAAACCAGCGATTCGGTCGCCTCGGCTATGGCGGCACGTTGGGCATTTCACGGCTCAGCGCCAGCGCGCCCGGATGGACAACGGACACTGATCTTGTGATCGGCGCAGACAATGGTGCGTACTGGTCGGTCAACAACGGCCGCTCATGGAACGAAGGTCTTCCTGCAAACTGGCGGTCTTCCTACAGTGCCAATCAACTGGCGCTCATCGATACCACGCTGTTTGCAGCGGGCGGATATACAAACAACATCATCTTTAAGTCAACTAACTTTGGTGAGGTGTGGGATACAGTCATAACTCCGGCTACCTACGGGTATGTGCGCGCCATCGGCAACAGACTCTATGCGAACGGCACCGCACACTCTGACGATCTTGGCAATACATGGACGCAAGACCAGTGCAAGACAGCCGACGGATATAATCTCAATATCGGCCAGCGTTGGTTCGAGCAAGGTGGCGCAATGGCGCTCGACAACAGCCATGAGTGGTTCTCGGCGAACGTTGGATTCGGCGGCTACACGCAGCGATGGCCGTTGAATGCCTTGGACTCCAAAGCACTCGCGTATTTCGATAATCTCCTCTTCGACGGCTCGACGGCCCTCAACATCTCCGATAACTTAGGCGAAACGTGGCATCCGATCGACGATGGCCTGACGCGTTATGGCTCCTACCTTGGCTATCGGGTGCTCTGTTTCCATCGCCTCGGCGACGAAGTGCTGATTGGCACGGATAGTGGCGGCGTGTTCCGTCGCCCGCTCTCGGACATTCACTCGAAAATCTTCGATGTCGTGCCAACATTCTCGTGGGCCGCGCAGGGCCATGCGCTTGGCGATGCTGCGAGCGATGCCGTCGTCATCGACCAGAGCGGCAACGCAATTGTGCTCGGTCATTTCGCTGGCGCGCTGCAGCTCGGCAATTATTCCTTTGACCACCGGCAAGGCACACCTCGAACGGGCGTCGATTACTTTTTGGCGAAGTACGATGGCACCGGCAACATCGCGTGGGCTCTGCAACTTCAGGGCGGCGGCGTCGCGGATACTTCGTATCCTCTCTCGCTGAGCGTCTCGCGTGCCGGAGCAATCTATGTCAGCGGCTACTTCACGTCGACACTGAGCGCCGGAGGAACGACGCTTCGAGACAGATATAGTGTTAAGCAGACATTTCTCATGAAGTGTAATCCCGATGGCACCATTGCATGGCTCGATACTGTGACACCACCGGCCACTTCAACGAGGATCTATCAGATCGCCGCGGATTCGAACAATGACGTGGTGCTCGTTGGCACCTCCGTTGGTTCCATGTCGATCAAGGGCATCACGCTGCCCGGCCTTCCCTTCTATCCTCGCTCGTTTGTTGCGCTGATCGGAGCTGACGGTGTTGCGAAATGGGCGAATCGCATCGCACCGATCGCTCCGTACGCATCAGCGGCGTATGCCGTCGCGGTCACACCGGATAACCACTATATCGTCGGCGGTGGCGCGAGCGATTCTGGACTTTTCCTCGTCACGTTGGATAACAGCGGACAAATGCTCGACTCGACCCGCACCGGCAAATCATACACCGATTTCGTTAGCTCGATCAATGTCGATGGCAATGGCAATGCGTATGTGCAGGTGATGATCGCCGACTCCGCAGCACTCGGATCAACGAAGCTGAAGGGCAACAGCAGCCGCCGCTTCCTAGCTAAACACAATTCTGACGGATGGCAATGGGCCAGGATGATCGGCAACCAGCGGGTGAACTCGAGATTTGGAGCGCCGCCCTTACCTTGCCGGACATCGACAACGCCCGATGGTCTTACCTATGTCATTGGTCTTGATAGTACCACCGGCCAGAGCCCGCTCGAACGCTCACACGGCACCAATCACGTCTCGAAGCTCGATGCCAATGGACAGTGGATCTGGACGAAGCAGCTCGCGAGCAACTACTCGTGCGACGTTTACGCGATTGCAGCTGGTAACGACGGCGCCGTCTGGACTGCCGGCGCTATCTACACCGACCGTAACGCGATACAGTACTCGTGCATCGACATGGCCTTCGGGCTTATCCCGCTTGGTCCCACGTCGCTTGACTCGAGTACGCGACCCTTTATTGCGAACCTTGGTACCTCATCCGTGATTCCGCCGCTGACGGTAACACATCCTGATAGGACCAACACGGTGGACTTCGTGCGCGTCTATCCGAATCCCACGAGCGGACCATTGACCGTCGTACTCAACAGCGCCAAAGCTGGCCGCGTCAATATCACATTGTTCGACCAACTCGCGAGAACGATCAAGGAGCAGTTTGGGGAGACGAGAGAAGACGGGAGCTTAATCTTTCAATTCCCAGCCGGAACGCCTGCGGGCAGTTACTTGCTTCGAGTCGCGAGCGATGATGAAGTGCAAATGGTGCCGGTTGCGATCAACTGAGCGAATGCCCCATCGGCTGAGGAAGCGATCACGCCGGGTCACAACGTATCAAGCATTCGGACGATCTTCCGAAGCCGATCGGTCGCTTGCATCGTAGCGCGCGTCAATGCTTCGATCGCGAGCGATTTCTGTTCGTGATTCTTGCGGCGCACGGCGATATCAATTGCCGGAAGCTCGACATCCGAGTAGCCGTTGTCAGGATCCGAGAGAACGAGCATGTTCCGCTCCCATGTATCGAAGAACAACCCATCGGGTGCTACGAAGGCGTAACCGACGTTTCGAATCTCACGATTGAGGGAGTCCTGAGTCGCAGAGCCTCCAAGCAGTGACGTGCGCAACGGAGAACCCTCCGAGAGTCCATTCTTATCGCGAGCTTCAGCAAAGTCTTTACTGGCAGCGGTGAATGCGCCGATGGCGTTTTCGAGCCGTCCGAATCCCGACGAATCGTGAGTGTCCCTAAATGCAGTTCTCTTGGCTTTTTGCACGGCACTGGAGAGCCAGTGAGCCAGCTCGGCAAAATCGAACGGAAGGATCTCTGCGTTCGCAAGCCGCATGGCTTCGACCGCTGCGAACTGCGACGTCAATGCGTGGTACTGAAAGGTCGAATCACCTTGATGTAGCGTCCACCCGATGTTGTCATGATTGGAATGATACTGCCCGAAGGGTCCGCCGAAGCCATGCTCGAGCGATGGAATCCCAAGGTGATTGTAGAATGCCGAGAAATCGCTGCCGCCGCCGAGTAGTCCGATCGCGGGACGCTTGTCTTCACCGTCCGCGTTCACACCAGCGTTCTTGCTCCACTCAGAATAAACCGAATGCCCGCTCGCATCGAGTAGCGATTGGCTCACTTCATAGACGAGTGAGCGAAGCGTTGGGTCCGCACCGGCGGAGAAGGCGGAGCCAGTCGCACATTCATCCTGATTGATATACGCAATCGCGTTTGCGCCGAGTTCTTTCTCCAATTGTTCGACCCACTCTGTCGATCCGAGCAGACCCCACTCTTCGGCGTCCCACGTTACGAACAGCACGGAGCGTTTTGGTCGAATCCCTTCGCTTGCAAGTTTGCCGAATGCTTCGGCAGCCGCAACCACGCTCGCACATCCGGCGGCATTGTCCTCCGCCCCGTAGCCCCATGCGTCGCGATGACCGCCGATAATAATCCACTCATCCGGCCATGTCGAACCCTCGACTCGCGCGACCGTATTCCAGATCGGCTTGAGTCCCGGATCCGTTTCGACAGTCAGTTTCACCCGGACTCTTGCTTTCTCCGATGGCCCGCCACTAATGTGATAGCGGAATCCAAGCCCTCCCTGCCAGTTGGAATTCGGAATGTCACGACCGTGCATCTTGCTGAGAATTTGGGAGGCGACACCGTACGATATCGGAATCACCGGGATCGTTGGCGTGGGGTACATTGAGTCCGGTTCGGCGCGACGAGCACCTGGCACGGAGGCATAGCCCGGCGTGGTCGGATCGCCGTGACCGTTATAGATGCTGCCGCGCTGCACGCCGCCACTCGGCCGCATCGGGCCAACTGGAAAAACATCCCCCGCATCGTAGCCATCGCCGGATGGGTCGGAAAAAATAATCAGTCCCGCTACACCTGCGTCTTCGGCAACGCGCGCCTTGATGCCACGATAGCATCTGCCATATCGCGCAATAACAATAGTCCCTTTAACGCTGATACCCAGACTGTCAAGCTCGCGGTAGTCCTGGGGAAGGCCATAGTTTACGTAGACCAGATCGCCGCTCACCGTGCCGGACGCAGAGTATCCGTTGACCCACGGGTACTCGTTCGAGTTCGATTCCGATGGCATCTTGTCTTCCTTTAGGGTGAAGACTTTCTTCACAGGGCTCAGCAGTTCGAGCGATGAGCGTTTCGCAAGAGGAATAGAGACCTCATACGGATAAACCTGAGCGGAAAGTCCTGCTCGCTTCCATCGGCCAATCACGTAATCTCGTGTGCGAGCTTGCGCCGGTGTCCCGGCCACATGTACCTCTTTGCTGATCGCTGTCACGATCGCGCGCAGCGTATCGGGCACGATCGCGCCTACAAGCTTCTTCTCAAGAGAAAGTTCGGTGCGCTGACTTGCCGCGCTAAAGCCCGTCATTTGTGCGCGCGAGCTCGCTACGAAGACCAGAAGCACTACCGTTAGGGTAAGAGACAGGAATTTACTGCGAATCATAAACGATCTGAAGAATACAAGCTGCTTCCCAATCGTTTTTGGACTGAGAGCATTCCTTGTGCGATCCTGAAACCAGGGATCCAAATGGGATTTTCCATACTGCTCTCCTGTTTGAAATTCAATGCACACTCTGACTCGGCGTGAACTCCTGAGTGCCATCCCGATCGGCGCGGCAGCGGCGGTGTTGCCTCGGGTTGCGCGCACGGCAGATATCCAAAAGCCCGTCGTCGTCTCGACCTGGAACTTTGGTCTGACTGCAAACAAAGCGGCGTGGGAGATCCTTGGCAAGGAGGGCCGCGCGCTCGATGCCGTCGAAGCGGGCGCTCGCGTGCCGGAAGCCGATCCCAAAATTCAAAGTGTTGGACTCGGCGGCTATCCCGACCGCGACGGCATTGTCACACTCGATGCGTGTATTATGGATGAGAATGGCAACGCCGGATCGGTTGGCGCGCTCGAAGATATCATTCACGCCGTTTCCGTCGCGCGAAGAGTCATGGAAAAGACTCCGCACGTCATGCTCGTGGGACCCGGCGCGCGCGATTTTGCCATGGCAGAAGGATTTCCGAAAGAGAATCTGCTGACGGAAGAGTCGCGCAAGGCATGGGAAAAGTGGAAGGTCGAACATAGCTACAAACCAAAGGAATGGCATGATACGATCGGCATACTGGCGCTGGACACGGCAGGAAATCTCTCCGGTGCATGCACCACGAGCGGTCTGGCGTGGAAGTATCATGGCCGTGTGGGCGATTCGCCGATCGTCGGCGCAGGGTTGTTCGTCGATAACGAAGTCGGCGGCGCGTGCTCCACAGGCAAGGGCGAAGCCGTGATGAAGATTGCTGGCTCGCACACGGTGGTCGAGTTGATGCGCCGGGGCGCATCACCCACGGACGCATGCCGGGAAGCCGTCGAGCGCATTGCGAACAGACAGCATGACTACCGGGAATTCCAGGTCGCATTCCTCGCGCTCAACAAGCGCGGCGAGTCCGGCGCGTTCGCAATTGCCAAGGGCTTCGAGTATGCCCGGACAACGGCAAGCGGCGGGGAGCTGATTGCCGGGGCGAGTCTGATATAGCCAGAATGGCACCTCCACTGTACCCTTCTCAACCTGCGGACACCGCCGAACTAAGCAGAAATCCCATCGGTTGGTCGTCCTTGATGAAAGCGATCACGCTCCGACACATTCTTGCCAGCCTTCTTGCGTTTTTTTTGGGCATCCTCAGTAGCGCAACTCTTCGTGCGGATGAATTGGACGCCCAGGTCAATCTCAACCTGAGCGCCCTTTCGGCGCAAGATCGGATTGCCTTCGATGCGTTTAAACACGATCTCGAAGGCTACATCAATAATTACGAGTGGACCACGAATTTTTCTGGCGAGCGAATCCACTGCACGTTCCAGTTTAATATTGTCAGCTCGAACGGTAGCGACTACACCGCACAACTTTTCGTGACGAGTAGTCGGCCGCTCTATAAAAGCGATCAGGTGACCACAATGGCGCGGTTCTTCGACCCGAACTGCCAGTTCTCGTATTACCGCGGTCAGGAACTTCAGCACGGCAATAGCTTCCGGTCACTCGAAAGCGTTATTGACTTTTACGTTTACATCGTGCTTGGGTTGGATTTCGATTCATACAAGCTTCAATCAGGTACGCCCTACTTCCAGCAAGCCCAGCAAGTCGCGATTGTTGCGAACGCCGCGAAGGGACCCGGTTGGGAACAGAGTGTGACCAGCATCGGGACCTATTCCCGATTGGGATACATCGATGACGCCCTGAACGGCAACAACCGGGCGTTTCGCGATCTCATTTTTCAGTATCACTATAATGGACTCGATCTGCTGGTAACCAAACCGGACGAAGCGCGCATCACTATCGGGACCGTGATCGATTCACTCGTTTCGCTTCGGCGCATCTCCTCGGATGCCGGTCGCAGTGTGTTTTTGCGGGCGTTCTTCGAGGCAAAGAATCAGGAGTTGGCCGATCTTGCACGGCTCTTTCCCGATAATTTGACCGCTTATTTTCAAAAACTTGGATTTCTGGACCCGGTCCATCAGAGTTATTACGAAGACGCTCGGGCGAAAATGTCGCAGTAGGTCAAAAATGAGTGACCTCGCCAATATGGGCGCACAAGTCGGGACATAGTGACGCTTCGGTACGTTCGGCTTTCAATGCAATCTCTCGATTTTTTGCGTGGAGTCAGGGTCCTTGTTGCCGGCGCCGTATTGGGCGTAACATCAGGCGCTCATGCCCAGGTATCTCGCGTCGTTCCGAAGGCTCGGCCTGTATACATCGCTGCTCACGAGGCTGCAAAAGTC is a genomic window of Bacteroidota bacterium containing:
- a CDS encoding M20/M25/M40 family metallo-hydrolase, yielding MIRSKFLSLTLTVVLLVFVASSRAQMTGFSAASQRTELSLEKKLVGAIVPDTLRAIVTAISKEVHVAGTPAQARTRDYVIGRWKRAGLSAQVYPYEVSIPLAKRSSLELLSPVKKVFTLKEDKMPSESNSNEYPWVNGYSASGTVSGDLVYVNYGLPQDYRELDSLGISVKGTIVIARYGRCYRGIKARVAEDAGVAGLIIFSDPSGDGYDAGDVFPVGPMRPSGGVQRGSIYNGHGDPTTPGYASVPGARRAEPDSMYPTPTIPVIPISYGVASQILSKMHGRDIPNSNWQGGLGFRYHISGGPSEKARVRVKLTVETDPGLKPIWNTVARVEGSTWPDEWIIIGGHRDAWGYGAEDNAAGCASVVAAAEAFGKLASEGIRPKRSVLFVTWDAEEWGLLGSTEWVEQLEKELGANAIAYINQDECATGSAFSAGADPTLRSLVYEVSQSLLDASGHSVYSEWSKNAGVNADGEDKRPAIGLLGGGSDFSAFYNHLGIPSLEHGFGGPFGQYHSNHDNIGWTLHQGDSTFQYHALTSQFAAVEAMRLANAEILPFDFAELAHWLSSAVQKAKRTAFRDTHDSSGFGRLENAIGAFTAASKDFAEARDKNGLSEGSPLRTSLLGGSATQDSLNREIRNVGYAFVAPDGLFFDTWERNMLVLSDPDNGYSDVELPAIDIAVRRKNHEQKSLAIEALTRATMQATDRLRKIVRMLDTL
- a CDS encoding N(4)-(beta-N-acetylglucosaminyl)-L-asparaginase, producing the protein MHTLTRRELLSAIPIGAAAAVLPRVARTADIQKPVVVSTWNFGLTANKAAWEILGKEGRALDAVEAGARVPEADPKIQSVGLGGYPDRDGIVTLDACIMDENGNAGSVGALEDIIHAVSVARRVMEKTPHVMLVGPGARDFAMAEGFPKENLLTEESRKAWEKWKVEHSYKPKEWHDTIGILALDTAGNLSGACTTSGLAWKYHGRVGDSPIVGAGLFVDNEVGGACSTGKGEAVMKIAGSHTVVELMRRGASPTDACREAVERIANRQHDYREFQVAFLALNKRGESGAFAIAKGFEYARTTASGGELIAGASLI
- a CDS encoding DUF4835 family protein, which translates into the protein MAPPLYPSQPADTAELSRNPIGWSSLMKAITLRHILASLLAFFLGILSSATLRADELDAQVNLNLSALSAQDRIAFDAFKHDLEGYINNYEWTTNFSGERIHCTFQFNIVSSNGSDYTAQLFVTSSRPLYKSDQVTTMARFFDPNCQFSYYRGQELQHGNSFRSLESVIDFYVYIVLGLDFDSYKLQSGTPYFQQAQQVAIVANAAKGPGWEQSVTSIGTYSRLGYIDDALNGNNRAFRDLIFQYHYNGLDLLVTKPDEARITIGTVIDSLVSLRRISSDAGRSVFLRAFFEAKNQELADLARLFPDNLTAYFQKLGFLDPVHQSYYEDARAKMSQ